One segment of Fusarium falciforme chromosome 13, complete sequence DNA contains the following:
- a CDS encoding BZIP domain-containing protein, which yields MSMFMSQPAYAYAAAPPPPGQNSGASSPFSTSANPDEDWTKISDLAERRRIQNRIAQRNYRKKLKRRLEDLERRASSSDDAKSDKQPQKTTKSKRSSSSTSQKPQPATPAKPVISQGQFTPPREPADDLFVPGTYGNWAHSNSLFQLTYLTYAASDGIPLAPHGSPKTHLTMTTADAYHNYLNASAVPMMVSPMTHFSDTIKRESSPSDDWLTPYTTYGYMLPMDFNTPSPYDQFTYYLRSQPTSQDSPVTCLREAVQFPP from the exons ATGTCCATGTTCATGTCACAACCCGCCTACGCCTACGcggcagctcctcctcctcccggaCAGAACTCAGGTGCTAGCAGCCCTTTCAGCACCTCTGCCAACCCCGATGAGGACTGGACCAAGATCTCTGACCTTGCCGAGCGCCGACGGATACAGAACCGCATTGCTCAGCGCAACTACC gcaagaagctcaagcgtCGCCTTGAGGACCTCGAGCGCCGTGCTAGCTCTTCTGATGATGCTAAGTCCGATAAGCAGCCCCAGAAAACCACCAAGTCGAAgcgatcctcctcctctacgTCCCAAAAGCCGCAGCCCGCTACCCCCGCCAAGCCTGTCATCTCTCAGGGTCAGTTCACTCCTCCCAGGGAGCCGGCAGACGATCTCTTCGTCCCTGGCACCTACGGCAACTGGGCTCACTCCAACAGCCTTTTCCAGCTCACATACTTGACTTATGCGGCTTCTGATGGGATCCCCCTCGCTCCCCACGGCTCCCCAAAGACCCACCTGACCATGACTACCGCTGACGCCTACCACAACTATCTCAATGCTTCCGCCGTGCCCATGATGGTTTCCCCGATGACGCATTTTAGCGATACCATCAAGCGGGAGTCGTCCCCCAGCGATGACTGGCTGACCCCTTACACGACATACGGCTACATGCTGCCCATGGACTTCAACACTCCCAGCCCTTACGACCA GTTCACATATTACCTCCGCAGCCAGCCTACCTCTCAAGATTCCCCGGTTACCTGCCTCCGGGAAGCAGTGCAGTTTCCTCCCTGA
- a CDS encoding ATP-dependent DNA helicase, with protein MVEEMLIARVHMHVKVLQVCGAQYKYRGHVVHFLRKVGRLFEELPVLPEELDIVLLRPPNMEGDPHFQQQFAHDFRVRRSCLLARLHYLQHHHPGYRDIVVRQDRLQRLPLDGSIVASIASQVADIPDGEVPQGPVEEAVEEDPSDADASAIPNLQVTETELNALRSRFPHGTPDPERMTDLEHMPPSAQAQHQMPLPSIRRTPINEFNRSQPLLTLAFPTLYPDGKADFVEPRLRSVTYQDYLAHAIRWQDGRFARHETWPFVALNTLLRAQVRKRSNYSVKQHEGRRQPLTRADLEEAMAKPDDQINHYNPLLTVAWLANTDVSPCTSLQQVIDYAAKYCSKSEKKSEAFAQIGKALMPRVKDHNPLISFTSKLLNQLVAKRDYSKQEVSHLLLGLPLQEGSRTCLYVDCRNPDMHSRSLQIDGDEVDEVPNIYEKYYRRPEALEDLTYVSFLKYWNFPSRNPSMCKQWQLSNVNGRPRVLVYFPRYRADPEGQQWPDYCRVKLTLNHPHRRLDELLTFDGQRFSSHAKAFSYCWQHHSHGDDHYGRPKEARLQPQEDQYETLPVEEGFDDEDWIRLAALLPDNPLTQEGLDLLGRCDIDVNYDWTRHVGTYQEFRDSYWKDLIASHPIANDVEVLGPHWRDQLNPQQRLVYDTFMGHFQAQNPAQILLHVDGGGGTGKSFLIKVLSSHLQAAALPNPSPICRAAPTGVVVLLPTFPQPTQPPFSPVYGTSKYLVIDEKSMLGLEQLARIDSRLRQAFPQRRFEFFGGVSVLPVGDFFQLPPVRQKPLYSTSTSLSSLERRGQVAYRLFDRTVFLTTAQRQAGDDQARFRQALQELREVKLSIPSWNLLSNRVQAKLTQSEVDRFRAALRVYSTKARVSEYNYEHMVHLNSPAIQVEAKNQGSGAGQAPSDNAGNLSNKIPVAKGARGTVYDIVWNAGANPWEDPPAVIMVDFGSYDGPPYLTTNEGRKIVPILPVTRDFLVVNETCARTQFPLIVAFAITVHKCQSLTKDQIVTDLATRDFQAGISYVAVSRVTSLQGLLLEAPFDRQSLYNTPTEGMKMRLADQQRRQAQQLTDPPYPPRYIE; from the exons ATGGTTGAGGAAATGCTGATTGCAAGGGTTCACATGCACGTGAAGGTCCTACAGGTATGTGGCGCTCAATATAAATACCGCGGTCACGTTGTCCACTTCCTTCGAAAAGTTGGTAGGCTATTTGAAGAGCTCCCAGTCCTACCTGAAGAACTAGATATCGTACTCCTGCGGCCTCCTAATATGGAGGGCGATCCTCATTTCCAGCAGCAGTTCGCTCACGATTTCCGGGTACGCCGCTCATGCCTGCTGGCCCGGCTGCATTACCTACAGCACCATCACCCAGGCTATCGCGATATCGTCGTGAGGCAGGATCGTTTGCAGCGGCTTCCTCTTGACGGCAGCATAGTTGCTTCCATTGCTAGCCAAGTGGCTGACATACCTGACGGCGAGGTCCCCCAAGGCCCCGTTGAGGAGGCTGTAGAAGAGGATCCTAGCGATGCAGACGCATCAGCGATCCCGAATTTGCAGGTTACCGAAACCGAATTAAACGCCTTGCGGTCCCGATTCCCTCATGGTACCCCTGACCCCGAGCGTATGACTGATCTTGAGCATATGCCGCCTAGCGCGCAGGCTCAACACCAGATGCCACTACCTTCCATTCGCAGGACTCCTATCAACGAATTCAACCGTTCCCAGCCGCTGTTAACGCTCGCGTTCCCTACTCTCTATCCTGACGGCAAGGCGGACTTCGTGGAGCCTCGCCTACGAAGCGTCACGTACCAGGACTACCTTGCCCATGCGATAAGATGGCAAGACGGACGTTTTGCCCGCCATGAGACGTGGCCTTTCGTCGCCCTCAACACGCTGTTACGTGCGCAGGTCAGAAAGCGAAGCAACTACTCAGTCAAGCAACACGAAGGCCGCCGTCAACCCCTTACGCGCGCTGACCTAGAGGAAGCAATGGCTAAGCCTGATGA CCAGATTAACCACTACAACCCCTTGCTTACCGTTGCGTGGCTAGCCAATACAGATGTCTCGCCCTGCACGAGCCTACAGCAGGTGATCGATTACGCAGCCAAATACTGCTCCAAGTCGGAAAAGAAGAGCGAGGCTTTTGCCCAGATTGGGAAGGCCCTGATGCCCCGGGTCAAGGACCACAACCCCCTGATTTCCTTCACGTCAAAGCTCCTAAATCAGCTAGTTGCTAAGCGGGATTACTCAAAACAGGAGGTTAGCCACTTGCTCCTCGGCCTGCCGTTACAGGAGGGCTCACGAACCTGTCTATACGTTGACTGCCGTAATCCTGACATGCATTCCCGCTCCCTACAGatcgatggcgatgaggttgacgaggTTCCCAACATCTACGAAAAGTACTATCGACGCCCAGAGGCCCTAGAAGACCTGACATACGTTTCCTTTCTCAAATACTGGAATTTCCCCTCTAGGAACCCTTCCATGTGTAAGCAATGGCAGCTAAGCAATGTTAACGGCAGGCCTCGTGTATTGGTCTACTTTCCTCGCTATCGGGCTGATCCAGAAGGTCAACAGTGGCCAGATTACTGCCGTGTAAAGCTAACATTGAACCACCCACATCGCCGgcttgatgagctcctcACATTTGACGGCCAGCGTTTTAGTTCTCACGCCAAGGCCTTCTCCTATTGTTGGCAGCACCACAGTCATGGTGATGACCATTACGGCCGGCCAAAAGAGGCTCGATTACAACCTCAAGAGGATCAGTACGAGACTCTGCCTGTGGAGGAGGGATTTGATGACGAAGACTGGATCCGCCTCGCCGCCCTTTTACCTGACAACCCCCTTACCCAGGAAGGACTTGACCTACTTGGCCGCTGCGATATCGACGTCAATTACGACTGGACACGGCATGTGGGCACTTATCAGGAATTTCGAGACAGCTACTGGAAAGACCTTATCGCTAGCCACCCTATAGCCAACGATGTGGAGGTTCTTGGCCCTCACTGGCGTGACCAGCTTAACCCACAACAACGGCTCGTGTACGACACCTTCATGGGCCACTTCCAGGCGCAAAATCCTGCTCAAATCCTTCTCCACGttgacggtggtggtggtacaGGCAAGTCCTTCCTTATCAAAGTGCTTTCCTCCCATCTTCAGGCGGCTGCCCTACCGAATCCTAGTCCTATTTGCCGCGCAGCGCCAACAGGCGTT GTGGTGCTTTTACCGACCTTCCCCCAGCCGACGCAGCCGCCCTTCAGTCCCGTCTACGGCACGTCCAAGTACCTCGTTATCGATGAGAAGAGCATGCTCGGGCTTGAGCAGCTGGCGCGGATCGATTCCCGACTGCGGCAGGCCTTTCCACAGCGTAGATTCGAGTTCTTTGGTGGTGTGAGTGTCTTGCCTGTAGGCGATTTCTTCCAGTTACCACCAGTCCGGCAAAAGCCCCTGTATTCGACTAGCACCAGCCTGTCTTCATTGGAAAGGAGAGGGCAAGTGGCCTACCGGTTATTTGACCGCACCGTCTTCCTGACCACGGCACAGCGCCAGGCTGGTGATGATCAGGCCCGGTTCCGTCAGGCCTTACAAGAGCTGCGTGAAGTTAAGTTATCTATACCATCCTGGAACCTCCTTAGCAATCGGGTACAAGCCAAGCTAACGCAGAGCGAGGTTGATAGATTCAGGGCCGCTTTGCGGGTGTATTCTACAAAAGCCCGCGTCAGCGAATACAATTACGAGCATATGGTACACCTCAACTCCCCAGCAATACAGGTAGAGGCAAAGAATCAGGGCAGCGGCGCGGGACAGGCGCCAAGCGACAACGCTGGCAATCTATCCAACAAGATCCCTGTTGCTAAGGGCGCCAGG GGTACTGTATACGATATCGTCTGGAATGCAGGCGCCAACCCATGGGAAGACCCCCCAGCCGTTATTATGGTGGATTTTGGTAGCTACGATGGACCGCCGTATCTAACAACTAACGAGGGCAGGAAAATCGTACCCATCCTTCCCGTCACACGGGATTTCCTAGTGGTCAACGAGACCTGCGCTCGCACGCAGTTTCCCCTGATCGTGGCATTTGCCATCACTGTTCACAAATGCCAGAGCCTAACGAAGGATCAGATAGTTACTGACCTCGCTACACGCGACTTCCAGGCCGGTATTAGTTATGTTGCCGTCTCACGAGTTACCTCGCTGCAAGGCCTACTCCTTGAGGCGCCTTTCGATCGTCAGAGCCTCTATAACACGCCCACGGAAG GAATGAAGATGCGCCTTGCTGACCAACAACGCCGTCAGGCTCAACAGCTGACCGATCCGCCGTATCCACCACGCTACATTGAATAA